The Cryomorphaceae bacterium 1068 genome segment CGGTTGTTGATGTAGTTCTCAAACTTAGGAGCGGTAGGGTCGGTAATGTCGTAGATCATCACTCCGCCCACTCTTTCCAATCCGATGAAAGCGTATGGTTTTCCGTTGATTTCAGTTACCGCGATGGCTTCGGGCTCGGGGCCTTTGTCATCACTGCGGCTTTTGAAAGAATCGTTGTCATCGTTGTTTGAGTTGAAGAAAGGAGCGAGGTAGTCGGCAGTGATTTGCTCGAAATCATCGGCACTGTCCCACACAAGGTTTCCCGCTTCATCCCAAATAGAAAAGGAGCGCGCTCCGTAACCGAATATTTCTTCGTACTCTCCGTCATTGTCTGTATCACCAGCAGTAAGCGTGATGTTCAACCGACCGAGGTTCTCATCCATTTGAAGTTCGGCGTAATTTGGGAACGCTACTGAATCCAACGTGAGGTCTCTCACGCGGTCTTCTTCGCTGTACCCATCGTAGTCACGCGCGTCACCTTCATTGGCCGTAAGAATGTAAGTGCTTCCGCCTACCGAGTAAGAAGTCATGGCATCAGGCATGTAGTAGCTCTTTACCGGCCAGTTTTGAATTTCGATTCCTTCCCCATCATTGCTGGCGTCAATCCCATTGCCGGGAAGGTTGTAATCTTTTGTGCCAAGTGCCCACACATCAGCGATGGTATTTGTCATTAGGTCAACCACAATGATTCCATTGTTTTCCTGACAAACCGCGTAAGCTGTTTGAGAATCGTCAGAAACCGTGATGTATTCGGGCTCCAAATCTTGTGCGATGCTTGCGTTGGGGCCGAAGATTCGAACGCCTTCTACATCGGCCATGGTCAATGAGTCAAATCCTACCGTTTCTACCGTAGCTGAGGCTGCACCGCCTGATACGTCTATTACAGAGACGCTTCCTTCAGGGTCTACATCGTAAGCATCGTTTGGCTCACCTTCGTTGGCTACCACCACTTTGTTTCCGTCAGGGGTGAAGGTCAACATATCGGGAAGCGCACCCACGGTTACATCGTTGATGTAGTTTCCGTCAGCATCGTAAAATACGACCGCTCCGGGGTCTTGTTTAACCACAGCTTCAACTGCCACTGCTATTACTCCATTTGAAACGGCAACACTATTAGGTGCAGCGCCATAAGCAGATACGTCAATGCTATTGATCAACACAGGTGAAGCAGGGTTTGAGATATCCAGTACTTCTACCGTATTGTCATTGCTGTTCACAAAGAAAACTCTTTGAGTAGCCGGGTCATGAGCAGCAATTTCTGCTGCACTTTCGTCGAAAACTCCTGTAGCATAGGTGCCGAGTAGACTGAGGTTTAACTGATTTTCGAAAGCCGTTGGACCGCTTGATGGAGGGGTAACGCCACCAGGGGTTATGAAAGTTCCCAGAGGCACGGGAGTAGCAGCGGTAGCGTTGTCCACTTCACCGTCGAGTGCGTCAACTCCACCAAAAGTCCAGTCGCTTAATTCAAACGTAGTGGAAGGAGTGGAGTCATCGTTGCGACGTGCCCAAGAGTCAGCGTATTCCCAAGCCTCGCCTGAACCATCTACGTCAATGGCTCCGAATACGTCAACGGCTGCGCCGTCTTTGAATAATTCTACGGCATCATCACCGTTGATGGCCATAGCGCCGTCGGCGTAATTGGGTGCAAATCCAAAGAAAGCCGTGAATTGTGGCATTTCTGAAGCGACATAAATGTAATCGCCTGCTGAAGCAGACCCTGATAAAGTGAATTCTTCGCCATCAGAGCCGCCGCCGTTGTTGGCAGACCCAACTCCGTAGGCGCTGAGATCAGCAATGTCATTGATCGCGTAAAGTTCCACTCCCTTTGGAGTCCCACCCAAAAGGGGGCCGTCGTAAACGGCAGAAATAATGAGATCGCTTTGCCCGAAGACTCCGAAAGTCAGCAGGGAAAGACCACCCAATAAAATAGATTTGAGCATCATACCTTAAATTTTTAGATTGGTTTGTGAGTGGTCAAAATTAGTGCTGACCACTCCGGTATGTCGACTTGGGCTGTTTAAGAAAGCCTTATTAAATCCTTAAGCTTGGAGGCCGCAACTACTGACGTTTTATGGAAAGTGTTCCATAAAATCAGCTTTTTAGAAGTGAAATTTTATCGCCTGGGTTTACCCAGTGTTAAGTGGGTTTATTTCGGGGTAACCTGCAGTTTACAAATCAATCTATCTCGACATCGATCCTTTAAGATGATCTACTTGATTTGACCTATTTTTGGACTTAGTATAAACTGAAGATTGTTGTCTGTTCTAGTTGCTGTTGTTTTTGGTAGTTTTTTTGTTTGGCTCTTATTTCGTTCGAAAGAGGTAAAGAGTGGCTTGGACGTTCCCGAAGTATTTCCACTCGAATGGCGCACCTATTTGCTTACCGAGGTCAACTTTTATGCTGCGCTTAGTAAAACCGATAAGGCCGTTTTCGAAAAAGACGTTTTGAACTTTTTAAAACGCGTACGGATTACCGGAGTGCAAACTACGGTAGACGATCAAGATCGTTTGCTCGTAGCGTCTAGTGCAGTAATCCCCGTATTTGCCTTCCCTGAATGGGAGTATAGTACTTTGCATGAGGTGCTTCTATATCCTGATTTGTTTGATGCCTCCTTCAATCTGGATTCAAAGAAACGCAGTATCAGCGGTATGGTAGGTAGTGGGGGAGTCATGAATCGGGTAGTAATTTTTTCTAAGCCAGCGCTGCATAATGGATTCGATAATATCACGGATAAGCATAATGTCGGAATACATGAGTTTGTGCATCTTTTCGATAAAGAAGATGGTCAAATAGATGGCATTCCTAAAGTATATATGGATAATCAGGCTCTCTTGCCTTGGGTAAAACTGATACACGAAAATATGGCTGAGATGCTGAGAGGGAATAGTGATATAAATCCCTATGGTGCGACTAATAGCCAGGAATTTCTGGCGGTGACTTCAGAGTATTTTTTTCAGCGTCCTCGATTATTAAAGGAGAAACATCCTGAGCTATATGAGGTATTGAGTAAAATTTTCAATACAGATTTGGCAGAGACATTAGATGGTGATATGCCGCTGAGAACAATAGGTCGAAATGATAAATGTCCATGCGGAAGCGGAAAGAAATTTAAGGACTGCTGCATGCTGCATTCCTAGATATACACTTGATTTTGGTAATAGCCTGATATGAAATTAGAGCCTAGTTGTTCGTTTCAAGGCTGGGAAGATTGATTTCAAACTCGGTGCCTACATTGACTTTAGACCTGACAGAAACGTTTCCTTGAATTTTATCGATTGCCTGTCTGACCAGATATAATCCCAAGCCGCTACTTTCTACAGTTGTTGCAGCACCCTCTGAGAAGAATATCTCAAAGATCTTTTTCAATTGTTCAGGCGGTATGCCTTTCCCTTCGTCTCCAACAATTATTTTGTAGCCTCCTCCTGTGTTTTCAACACTCACACAGATCTGATAAGGTGTATTTTTTTCTCTAAAACCGTACTTGACAGCGTTCGTGATAAGATTATTCAGGGCTATTTTCAACCGAACCCGATCTGTGAAAATGACGGTTTCTAGATCAACATTCACCTTAA includes the following:
- a CDS encoding zinc-dependent peptidase, with the protein product MSVLVAVVFGSFFVWLLFRSKEVKSGLDVPEVFPLEWRTYLLTEVNFYAALSKTDKAVFEKDVLNFLKRVRITGVQTTVDDQDRLLVASSAVIPVFAFPEWEYSTLHEVLLYPDLFDASFNLDSKKRSISGMVGSGGVMNRVVIFSKPALHNGFDNITDKHNVGIHEFVHLFDKEDGQIDGIPKVYMDNQALLPWVKLIHENMAEMLRGNSDINPYGATNSQEFLAVTSEYFFQRPRLLKEKHPELYEVLSKIFNTDLAETLDGDMPLRTIGRNDKCPCGSGKKFKDCCMLHS